From Lycium ferocissimum isolate CSIRO_LF1 chromosome 12, AGI_CSIRO_Lferr_CH_V1, whole genome shotgun sequence, one genomic window encodes:
- the LOC132040867 gene encoding monooxygenase 2-like has product MQPQKENMEINEDIVIVGAGIAGLATSVALHRLGVRSIVLESSESLRTSGFALALWTNAWRALDALGVGDSLRQLSLHFTRFQAFSADSGLPIAEISLEANNKPIDYDSRCIKRQEIVETLEKELPPGTIKYSSRVISIEQSGVFKLVHLADKTVLRTKVLIGCDGVNSVVAKCMGLQKPVDANRSAIRGYVEYPKAHGFEPKFCAYFGGGVRIGFLPCDDKSLYWFCTFTPSDYDEKIEGSPTKMKQFVLSLASNVSKEAYNILERTSLDSLHCAKLKLRSPWDILKRDNIVKNNTCLVGDALHPMTPDIGQGGCSALEDSVVLARCISEAIFARKLIKVEKLEEGDELYKRIKVGLEKYAKERKWRIFSLISTSYLVGLAQESNGMVISYLREKFLAQFTIKTMLKMGDFDCGKLLK; this is encoded by the exons ATGCAGCCACAAAAGGAGAATATGGAGATAAATGAGGACATTGTCATAGTTGGTGCTGGAATTGCTGGACTTGCCACTTCTGTGGCACTTCACAG GTTGGGAGTACGTAGCATAGTTTTGGAATCATCAGAATCTCTACGAACATCTGGATTTGCACTTGCTTTATGGACCAATGCGTGGAGGGCACTTGATGCTCTTGGTGTTGGAGACTCTCTTAGACAACTTTCTCTCCACTTTACTCG GTTCCAAGCATTTTCAGCAGATTCAGGCCTGCCTATTGCAGAGATTTCCCTCGAGGCAAATAACAAACC AATTGATTACGACAGCCGTTGTATAAAAAGGCAAGAGATAGTGGAGACTTTAGAGAAAGAACTGCCTCCTGGAACTATCAAGTATTCTTCTCGTGTTATTTCCATTGAACAATCTGGAGTATTCAAATTGGTGCATCTCGCCGACAAAACTGTTCTTCGAACCAAG GTGTTAATAGGATGTGATGGTGTCAACTCAGTGGTGGCTAAGTGTATGGGCCTCCAAAAACCAGTTGATGCAAATCGTTCAGCAATTAGAGGATATGTTGAGTATCCAAAGGCTCATGGTTTTGAGCCCAAATTCTGTGCTTATTTTGGTGGTGGAGTTCGTATTGGTTTTCTTCCTTGTGATGACAAGAGCTTGTACTGGTTTTGCACTTTTACTCCCTCCGATT ACGATGAAAAGATAGAAGGAAGTCCAACAAAAATGAAACAATTCGTGCTAAGTCTGGCCAGCAACGTGTCAAAAGAAGCATACAATATCCTAGAGAGAACTTCACTAGATAGCCTACATTGTGCAAAGCTAAAATTAAGGTCACCATGGGACATTTTAAAAAGAGACAATATTGTCAAAAATAACACTTGTCTAGTTGGTGATGCACTTCATCCAATGACACCTGATATTGGTCAAGGTGGATGTTCAGCATTAGAAGATAGTGTTGTTCTTGCAAGGTGCATTTCAGAGGCTATTTTTgcaagaaaattaattaaagtggAGAAATTAGAAGAGGGTGATGAATTGTACAAAAGAATTAAAGTTGGTTTGGAGAAGTATGcaaaagagagaaaatggagGATTTTTAGCCTTATTAGTACTTCATATTTGGTTGGTTTAGCACAAGAGAGTAATGGGATGGTGATTAGCTACTTGAGGGAGAAATTCTTGGCTCAATTTACCATTAAGACTATGCTGAAAATGGGTGATTTTGATTGTGGGAAACTATTGAAATAA
- the LOC132039314 gene encoding uncharacterized protein LOC132039314 produces MASRLNIDQITTDTPDWTSKVQIVDMSRERESPEKKIRFQNLILEDEEEQQIRAVMYGDDIGHYAEKLQISETYLISAARVRVSPTLYGKPIHKFYWVLDKETIVEHVKPTDEHEKPLPLSTKLNITTFDNIAHMTPHSSIEIDIPLLSITSMLNYICLYMYALIIFPYILLADILVFLRCGPPKYAGRNQNRC; encoded by the exons ATGGCATCAAGATTAAACATCGATCAAATAACAACCGACACGCCAGATTGGACTTCCAAAGTCCAAATCGTGGACATGAGCCGTGAGCGAGAAAGTCCTGAGAAGAAAATCAGAttccaaaatttaattttggaaGATGAAGAG GAGCAGCAAATTAGGGCTGTTATGTATGGTGATGATATTGGGCATTATGCAGAGAAGCTTCAAATCTCTGAGACATATCTGATTTCTGCCGCAAGAGTTCGAGTTTCGCCCACTTTATACGGCAAACCAATACACAAGTTTTATTGGGTACTCGACAAAGAAACTATAGTTGAACATGTCAAGCCAACTGACGAGCATGAGAAACCACTCCCACTATCAACTAAGCTGAATATCACAACTTTTGACAACATCGCTCATATGACTCCTCATTCTTCTATAGAAATTGATATACCACTCCTATCAATTACTAGCATGCTCAATTATATATGCTTATACATGTACGCACTCATTATATTCCCTTATATCTTACTAGCAGACATACTAGTTTTTCTACGTTGTGGCCCTCCAAAATACGCAGGTCGCAATCAAAACAGGTGCTGA